In Chryseobacterium oranimense, a single window of DNA contains:
- a CDS encoding serine protease: MSKTESNKPMTAEEVSRLKTVKAKSAEKPASAEKLTNQGPAMETIDGRSFPKGMKSIGMPANEKAAEGKILETDHFYPTHSDFEYQPKLESKKDRKPKFIERESFLATEGVKTIFGPDQRKVYNSTAYPWRCVGRVESALGSGSGVMIGPRHLLTCSHIVDWQPNNTTGWLKFTPMYYNGSAPYGSAWGTLTYYKYKVAGPTIDSTEIQYDYVVIVLDRPIGNSTGWLGSKSYSDSWDGGAYWTHAGYPGDLTGTQRPTYQTGIALDGDFWSADDNESMSHKADIWPGQSGGPFWGYWDGAPYAVATQSAHNPSENFASGGSDLVNLVIRARNEHP, from the coding sequence ATGTCTAAAACTGAAAGTAACAAACCAATGACAGCGGAAGAGGTGTCAAGACTTAAAACCGTTAAAGCAAAATCAGCTGAAAAACCAGCCAGTGCCGAAAAACTAACCAATCAGGGACCTGCCATGGAAACCATTGACGGACGGTCTTTCCCAAAAGGAATGAAATCGATCGGAATGCCTGCCAACGAAAAAGCAGCAGAAGGAAAAATACTGGAAACCGATCACTTCTACCCTACTCATTCAGATTTTGAGTACCAGCCTAAGCTGGAGTCTAAAAAAGATCGTAAGCCGAAATTTATTGAAAGAGAATCTTTCTTAGCCACAGAAGGGGTAAAAACTATATTCGGTCCCGATCAGAGGAAAGTATACAACTCTACTGCCTATCCATGGCGATGCGTAGGAAGAGTAGAAAGCGCACTGGGCTCAGGAAGCGGAGTAATGATTGGTCCGAGACATCTCCTTACCTGCTCCCATATTGTAGACTGGCAGCCTAATAACACCACAGGCTGGTTGAAATTCACTCCTATGTATTATAATGGAAGTGCTCCATACGGAAGTGCCTGGGGAACATTGACCTATTATAAATACAAAGTAGCGGGACCGACTATTGATTCTACAGAAATCCAATATGATTATGTAGTCATAGTTCTGGACAGACCCATTGGAAACAGTACAGGATGGCTAGGTTCAAAATCATATTCCGATTCGTGGGATGGTGGGGCCTACTGGACACATGCAGGTTATCCGGGAGACCTAACAGGAACACAAAGACCTACTTACCAGACAGGTATTGCTTTAGACGGTGATTTCTGGAGCGCTGATGATAACGAAAGCATGAGCCACAAAGCGGACATCTGGCCAGGACAAAGCGGCGGCCCGTTCTGGGGTTACTGGGATGGCGCTCCATATGCCGTTGCTACACAAAGTGCCCATAATCCAAGTGAGAATTTTGCAAGTGGTGGCTCTGATCTTGTCAACCTTGTTATAAGAGCCAGAAACGAGCATCCTTAA